From a single Raphanus sativus cultivar WK10039 chromosome 3, ASM80110v3, whole genome shotgun sequence genomic region:
- the LOC108845268 gene encoding LOB domain-containing protein 15-like, whose translation MGAISALQQQVQALQVELTAIRSEILKYKQREAVATLIAPSNSHVAAGFHNSAGVSVIAPPPQTPSTPPQPSAAHPPPPPPSSCVFSQPTYGDIENEHNSYFG comes from the coding sequence ATGGGAGCAATCTCAGCTCTACAACAACAAGTTCAAGCGTTACAAGTCGAGCTCACGGCCATACGATCAGAGATTCTCAAGTACAAGCAACGAGAAGCGGTCGCTACTTTGATCGCACCTTCCAACTCCCATGTCGCCGCCGGGTTTCATAACTCCGCCGGCGTCTCCGTCATTGCACCACCACCACAAACACCGTCAACTCCGCCGCAACCTTCGGCGGCTCATCCCCCTCCGCCTCCTCCGTCTTCTTGTGTTTTCTCTCAACCAACATACGGAGACATTGAAAATGAGCACAACTCCTACTTCGGTTGA